A window from Suncus etruscus isolate mSunEtr1 chromosome 18, mSunEtr1.pri.cur, whole genome shotgun sequence encodes these proteins:
- the TUBB2A gene encoding tubulin beta-2A chain isoform X1, which yields MREIVHIQAGQCGNQIGAKFWEVISDEHGIDPTGSYHGDSELQLERINVYYNEAAGNKYVPRAILVDLEPGTMDSVRSGPFGQIFRPDNFVFGQSGAGNNWAKGHYTEGAELVDSVLDVVRKESESCDCLQGFQLTHSLGGGTGSGMGTLLISKIREEYPDRIMNTFSVMPSPKVSDTVVEPYNATLSVHQLVENTDETYSIDNEALYDICFRTLKLTTPTYGDLNHLVSATMSGVTTCLRFPGQLNADLRKLAVNMVPFPRLHFFMPGFAPLTSRGSQQYRALTVPELTQQMFDSKNMMAACDPRHGRYLTVAAIFRGRMSMKEVDEQMLNVQNKNSSYFVEWIPNNVKTAVCDIPPRGLKMSATFIGNSTAIQELFKRISEQFTAMFRRKAFLHWYTGEGMDEMEFTEAESNMNDLVSEYQQYQDATADEQGEFEEEEEGEEEA from the exons ATGCGTGAGATCGTGCACATCCAGGCGGGCCAGTGCGGCAACCAGATCGGTGCCAAG TTTTGGGAGGTCATCAGTGACGAACACGGCATCGACCCCACGGGGAGTTACCATGGAGACAGCGAGCTGCAGCTGGAACGCATCAATGTGTACTACAACGAGGCTGCAG GTAACAAATATGTCCCCCGGGCCATCCTGGTGGACCTGGAGCCGGGCACCATGGACTCAGTGAGGTCAGGGCCCTTTGGCCAGATCTTCAGGCCCGACAACTTCGTGTTCG GCCAGAGCGGCGCCGGCAACAACTGGGCCAAGGGCCACTACACAGAGGGTGCCGAGCTGGTGGACTCGGTCCTGGACGTGGTGAGGAAGGAGTCGGAGAGCTGTGACTGTCTGCAGGGCTTCCAGCTCACCCACTCGCTGGGCGGTGGCACCGGCTCGGGCATGGGCACCCTCCTCATCAGCAAGATCCGAGAGGAGTACCCGGACCGCATCATGAACACCTTCAGCGTCATGCCCTCGCCCAAGGTGTCCGACACCGTGGTGGAGCCCTACAACGCCACCCTGTCCGTCCACCAGCTGGTGGAGAACACCGATGAGACCTATTCAATCGATAATGAGGCGCTGTATGACATCTGCTTCCGCACCCTCAAACTCACCACCCCGACCTACGGAGACCTCAACCACCTGGTGTCGGCCACCATGAGCGGCGTGACCACCTGCCTGCGCTTCCCTGGCCAGCTCAACGCTGACCTTCGCAAGCTGGCCGTGAACATGGTGCCCTTCCCTCGGCTGCACTTCTTCATGCCCGGCTTCGCCCCCCTGACCAGCCGGGGCAGCCAGCAGTACCGGGCCCTCACGGTGCCCGAGCTGACGCAGCAGATGTTCGACTCCAAGAACATGATGGCCGCGTGTGACCCTCGCCACGGCCGCTACCTGACCGTGGCTGCCATCTTCCGCGGCCGCATGTCCATGAAGGAGGTGGACGAGCAGATGCTGAACGTGCAGAACAAGAACAGCAGCTACTTCGTGGAGTGGATCCCCAACAACGTCAAGACGGCCGTGTGCGACATCCCGCCCCGGGGCCTGAAGATGTCGGCCACCTTCATCGGCAACAGCACGGCCATCCAGGAGCTGTTCAAGCGCATCTCGGAGCAGTTCACGGCCATGTTCCGCCGCAAGGCCTTCCTGCACTGGTACACGGGCGAGGGCATGGACGAGATGGAGTTCACCGAGGCCGAGAGCAACATGAACGACCTGGTGTCTGAGTACCAGCAGTACCAGGACGCCACGGCCGACGAGCAGGGCGAGttcgaggaggaggaggagggcgagGAGGAGGCTTGA